The Anastrepha obliqua isolate idAnaObli1 chromosome 5, idAnaObli1_1.0, whole genome shotgun sequence DNA window aaaatttcggcttcagatgccttaaaaatgttgcagacaacctatggggactctgctctatcgcgtgcacgtgttttccagtggtacaaatcgttcaaagagggccgtacatcaacccaaaaaaccacgccaaagtcgctgaaaagttaaggttatgctgactgtttttttcgattacgaaggtgtggtgcactcggaattccttccgcaaggccgatcggttaacgctgaatattatttagacgatctaaagcgtttgcgcgagaacattcgtcttaaaaggaaggaattgtgggacaacaagtcatggttcttgcatcacaataatgcaccagctcacacatcacgtcttgttcgcgattatttgaacaaaaataatgttaatatcgttccgcaagcaccgtattcgcctgatatggctccatgtgactttttcctgtttcccaagctcaagttgccgctccgtggaaaacattttgagacaattgaagtcataaaagagaattcgaagaacactctcgagcttgacttgtttacagtagcacagaaaacaaactatgtgacatatcacgctgaaatttgccatgtaagcttataacagtcctaccaaaaaacaaaaaaattatttttgccatatgtcatccgcggaccgttttattgataccgtctcgttcatatttgagtagaagtacTTCTGAACCACAACCCTCAGTCGCCGTTGCTGCAATTTCCGTAATACAAATCGGAAGCATTGAAAGGGTCCTTTGTTTTTATGCTTGTATTTCTTGATTGTTAactaatttaacatttttaaccctataaaatattttgaaaaaatatcttCGGATATGATTAGTTAAAGCTTAGAAGATACCTTATGAATTGTTTCTAATTTTCTGTTGGCGTTATATAGTAGAAATAAGCGCCGGACGCGAACGGCCCATCAACATGGGATTAAGGTGCCAAATGGAACGACATGGAAAAGGCTACCGAAAGCTTATTTAgtcagatttttgttttaattatatacatatattctggAAAGTAAGAAATTGTCAAAAACATTGTTGAGCGAGGtttgataattatttaattacataggcttagttaatttttgaaaatttaatcagTTGTTCGgaaaacttgcaaatttttaatggttttgcgttcatgctctttctttgatatttttctctttgagagtgAAATCTCGGCAAGTTACTGGATACCTTTTACATGAACAGACGTATTGTTTGTCGTGTGCTTTGGCTCGTCTTAAGGAACGACTTGTGAAACTCAACCACAGCCTCTAAAAAACCGAGGAAGGAGAGGGTTGAGTCAATGCCAATATATATGCCAGATAGCCTTAGAAACATTAATTGGTatatacttatttaatttttttgcccctccgttggacacctttttaaaACCATCAGTTGGGCAACCCAGTCTGGTCTATTTTTCGTCTTGTTGgcggatcctttttaaaaggttatacccataaatcgataaaatattaaattttaggaagctacctagaACCTcgagtcgttagctataatagaaatatgttaaattcattaCCAAAGTCAACAAAGCCAGTTTGGCCAGACACGGGTGCCCAACGGAAGATTAACACACTTTGGTCTAAATGAATATCAAGTATTTTGTGAACAGAAAAGAAGAAACACTCGAAAATATTCTAGATTAAAccatttcatttgctacaagaGTGTCATAATCAAGCCGAAAAAATATCATGTCGAGAAAAACGACTTTAAAGCTTTCAGTTTGCTGTGCCTCAGTAAAAGTAATCTAGATATCAGCAGCAATTTTCTACATATCATAATAGGAAAGTACAATatgagctctacaatatgagaggtttgAAAGTCTCTCGGGGTTGGAGCTAccgagcttacttagattcgcaaaagacgcaggatttttacaagaagcctactacaaggaaacgtaaggctCAAAttccatctggtaacactaaggaccaataggtctatgtgagggctttcagccagccaggtcaacctaacctaataagAGAGTTGGTAGTAATTTctgcattcatttatttttttgttttggattatGCCACTTTCACTACCTACCTACTACAgttaaattgcataaaaattctTGTCCGGATACAAGTCCGGGTgccgaatataaataaaaccgacttatttattaatttaagcgTTTGCTCTTCAGTCTGCtttcaacaaagaaaaaacttgtttatatttatttgctatTAATCATTTTCTATATTTGTATTAATAAATTCCAAATAAACTGTGAACTATAAATTCATTCTATTTACTgatcaaaagatttttttattgtttctaattttttgtttaacactGTGAATATTTATTCAACTCTTAAATGCCTCCAAATCAAATCATTTAACATTTCGAATATTGCTCAGTGGCAGCACTAACAGCTGGTTGTCACTTTGACGTGCCTATtggtttgtgtttttctttttcgtgctctGTGCTGTTGGAAGAAAATTGAACCAAATATGTCGAACGTGATTGATCCAATAAAACTCCTAACGGATAAAGGGGAACGCCAAGCGCCCTTTATGAATAGTATATTTAACCCTGTAGTGTGTTCTGTACTTGGTTTTGGTTGTGCAGCATTCGTCAATTGGGGTTTAAGAAAGCCGCCATTCTCCGGTAGGTTTATTGTGACGTAACTTTGTGATGTGCCaaagaatttaataaattttaataatccaACTTGTATTACATCCCTAATTTCGTAGGTATACAAAGTCATGTTACATTTGCGGCAATAGGTGGCGGTCTTGGTTATTATTTCGACGGGAAACGAAACGAACACATTGCCAAACGTGATGCTGTGCTGAAGCATTACATCGAACTTCATCCCGACGATTTTCCACCAAAGGGTAAGCAAGTAGAAATACTATTAAAAGCTTCGTAACGCAAACTGATATTGAATTCTTTTAGAGCGCAAGAAGTACGGTGATATTTTGGAGGCCTGGACGCCAATCCGATAGAAAGCGAATTAAGACGGTGATACTGGTAATCACTACCAAAACACAGGCACCGCATAGAATATAATTGTATAAACATCGCAGATTGTTAATTGAATGTGCAAAGTAGCcataacgaaaaataaaaagtgaaaagcaagtgaagaaaatatttttaatgtgcaATTAAGTTTCATTTCTTGAGGTGCTTTATTGGAGATTaactaattgaaaattttaccgtttttttcttaatggtGGCGCTGAACGTATTTGCTTTGAAGGCTCCATGCTAGGCCGCCACGAAACGTAATTTAGTTTCTTCTCTTCCTAAttgcaaaattgaatgtttcgGTTTCACCGATATTAACTGGGAGGCGATGCTGTAGAATTTTACTGCGCTCAACTAAACTACATTAAGCTCTGTTTGATTTCATTTGAAAACCAAAACAATTGAATTCTCTCTGCCCCTTCCCacgacagccggttctacgcTGCCGGAACGACCTGgttttatatccggtcaaggaaaATCACTCCAGCAGctttccccatacatgtacggtgaatgtttatgctgctacagcaacatttctttctgCTTTTTTTTGTAGGTTTATTCAATTCTGTGCaagataaatgagtttttgtAGCGACACCTTTGAAACCAATTTCCTCATACAGTTTAGGATAGCACAAAGGTCAATGAAATTCGCCGAATTTGGCGGCTGGAACAATCTAGTAGCGTCCTTAGTTGTTTTCTTCACACAAGTGCTGACCTgatataatttttggaatttattaCTTAATTTCCAAGCAAGTTCCATGAAATCATTGTTCCTAAcggtaatttatttttgaattttaagagaaaagGTATTCCTAGATTTTATAATTGCACACCTTAATCTGTGGACCATAAATTTTTCACTAAATGAACTAAATTTGCTTGATTTCAGGTTGAACTTTGCCTTGGCTTTGTTCGCCATTCAAATAATGCATTTAG harbors:
- the LOC129249313 gene encoding NADH dehydrogenase [ubiquinone] 1 subunit C2 gives rise to the protein MSNVIDPIKLLTDKGERQAPFMNSIFNPVVCSVLGFGCAAFVNWGLRKPPFSGIQSHVTFAAIGGGLGYYFDGKRNEHIAKRDAVLKHYIELHPDDFPPKERKKYGDILEAWTPIR